A window of the Linepithema humile isolate Giens D197 chromosome 4, Lhum_UNIL_v1.0, whole genome shotgun sequence genome harbors these coding sequences:
- the Rbp gene encoding uncharacterized protein Rbp isoform X4, which produces MNSDQVAQDYGENEHVGHAVARAASKGGSAEGVFVGAALAGEQCCGVGGGASTAPPQLQGTGSALGATTSTRTIMQDAVLESILEQMRETEARRAELERQHADAQNQLREKLAGRYQGPESVEALQSKIRELEKKTELQMVKHEELSLELTSLRRARSRGPVVGHITSSSVPTATWPPTDSEIDRIIAKIEQNNSQFSAGRILHELDHARGAITTQQPSATQGILRSSSENLPNLGHQHPPHPHALNLGIPSQMGHYAGSPMPLTPMMPGCPPLTPNGPPYHYSEPIPPAPSLSSSQSQPAFQQKLQQYQQQQHEISSSHSQSALPSQQKQQQQTHTSHFSNQYQESYPHTQTYQQPLQQQQQPQQPQQPQQQQQHPASTTYLTSASQSVIPHYTQPVQTAQNYQLNGSQQATTYPSLSMASHPNGTYSTGATSYNTQLPHHNYTVPQTNITQSSLPLYSTTSYHSTLGGLTSVPQSVLPYSTGQSTFATSGSTYSTTVGTNAFGTSGVSSGSSSGGLLQAIGDPLQAMQQLSAQSQANQLQTQAIIQQIQQSLRASSPTAPGTATGHHFLGGPRQMPKIPTSILTNPLDRLTNPDDIITEGQVDMLDVPGKGRCYVYIARFSYEPFQHSPNSNPEAELPVQGGDYLLVWSQPDEDGFLDAETLDGRRGLVPANFVQKLVGDDLLEFHQAVLGLRDVDDSASTNIPQCYLQDIDLELAALEEGNRNRQAELSAYAELDNIAEEDEQEPPEVYMFSDLVPAPQHLTLERQLNKSVLIGWTAPENTHQLESYHVYVDGVLKVTVKATERTRALVEGVDSTRPHRISVRSVTHSRRTSRDAACTMVIGKDVALGPTAVKASNVTATSAVISWLPSNSNHQHVVCVNNVEVRTVKPGVYRHTITGLAPSTIYRVTVKAKNLRATHFEDQNAQAANNLACHVHFKTLPKGLPDPPVDIQVEAGPQDGTLLVTWQPVALNGSAVTGYAVYADGKKVTDVDSPTGDHALVDIHKLMGLNPKHITVRTKSRESQSGDSCATAIPCSVLRGGAAGHVPSHVGPQHMVDQRQQPQPTGMVQQQDDPNRHRMGVGQRYPNAPVPSHMRRHMGNRVDAHGQVIIETDENLSDKEIYPGQSIAQMGIPEITKDSASEANYSEEDDPARRRGMPPQHHGPHHRYGPQMDPQGPPGAHRSPSMGGPSRPQDPYYDQTGSQRGRGPVYRGGRVTVAQGGAGHPSSAQQMNKRQRWFVALFDYDPTTMSPNPDACDEELPFSEGDTIKVYGEKDADGFYWGECRGRRGYVPYNMVEELKDPPGQGGQPGGRRGPTQSERWGDIYASMPVKKMIALYDYDPHELSPNVDAQVELTFQTGNEIYVYGEMDDDGFYMGELNGQRGLVPSNFLTEAPGQNQGQPPQGSRRPGGQSQGPGARGPPPPPREPPPAGHRRGKDACIVPVSVPVCHLDSRQLQQPPPSLMNNQQHQLQHQNNPPHLAYQQANHHSYTTVTTSNQHGPSHLPPGGGVMGAHQQGPVPPHLQQQGKGRGGVLNRVAGSNMPGMQGPGQHLQQPDYQSQQQPNQPYQQQQPNQPYQQQQPNQGYQQQPQQPFQQQQQQQQQPGQQFAQPNQSGMPGMQGMQGMQGMQGPQSTSKPMRGIPTVLPTAQSKANPMQGQQQQQQQQQQQPQQQSTGPNLMQKFTEMAGASAGGDILSKGKELIFMKFGLGK; this is translated from the exons ATGAACAGCGATCAGGTAGCGCAAGACTACGGTGAGAATGAGCACGTAGGGCATGCGGTCGCAAGGGCGGCGAGTAAGGGAGGATCGGCGGAGGGTGTGTTCGTCGGCGCTGCGCTGGCTGGAGAACAG TGCTGTGGTGTTGGAGGTGGCGCTTCCACGGCACCTCCGCAGCTGCAGGGTACCGGGTCCGCTCTCGGGGCTACCACCTCCACGAGAACCATCATGCAGGACGCAGTTCTCGAATCCATCCTGGAG CAAATGCGGGAGACGGAAGCCCGGCGAGCGGAGCTGGAGAGGCAGCACGCGGATGCACAGAACCAGCTGCGGGAAAAGCTAGCAGGACGCTATCAAGGCCCGGAGTCGGTCGAGGCGTTGCAGTCCAAGATCCGGGAACTCGAGAAGAAAACCGAGCTGCAAATGGTGAAACACGAGGAGCTGTCGCTGGAGCTGACCAGTCTGAGGCGTGCGCGCAGCAGAGGACCGGTCGTGGGACACATCACGTCCTCGAGTGTCCCGACGGCCACCTGGCCCCCGACTGACTCCGAGATCGATAGAATCATCGCCAAGATCGAACAGAACAACAG TCAATTCAGTGCCGGCAGAATATTACACGAATTGGATCACGCGCGAGGCGCAATAACCACGCAGCAACCCTCGGCCACGCAAGGTATCCTTCGGTCCAGCTCGGAGAATCTTCCCAACCTTGGCCATCAACATCCACCTCATCCGCATGCCCTCAATCTCGGAATACCTAGCCAAATGGGCCAC TATGCAGGTTCACCAATGCCATTAACGCCGATGATGCCTGGTTGTCCTCCACTGACGCCGAACGGACCACCGTATCACTATAGCGAGCCGATACCGCCGGCGCCGTCACTTTCCAGCAGTCAGTCACAGCCCGCTTTCCAGCAGAAGCTCCAGCAGTACCAGCAACAACAGCATGAAATATCGAGTTCTCATTCTCAGAGCGCTCTGCCGTCGCAACAAAAGCAACAGCAACAAACGCACACATCACACTTTAGCAATCAGTACCAAGAAAGCTATCCGCATACACAAACGTATCAGCAACCGcttcagcagcagcagcaaccgCAACAGCCGCAACAAccgcagcaacaacagcaacaTCCAGCCTCGACCACGTACCTGACATCGGCCAGCCAGAGTGTGATACCTCACTACACACAGCCTGTCCAGACCGCCCAGAATTATCAGTTGAATGGTAGTCAACAG GCAACGACATATCCTAGTTTGTCCATGGCGTCGCATCCGAATGGGACTTACAGCACGGGCGCGACCAGCTACAACACTCAGTTGCCGCATCACAATTACACCGTGCCGCAGACAAATATCACACAGTCCTCGCTGCCGCTGTACTCCACCACGTCTTATCATTCCACCCTCGGGGGCCTCACGAGCGTGCCCCAGTCCGTTCTTCCATATTCGACCGGTCAGAGCACCTTCGCCACGAGTGGATCGACTTATTCCACTACCGTCGGGACCAACGCTTTCGGAACATCGGGCGTAAGCTCAG GTTCTTCTTCGGGAGGCCTGTTACAAGCAATAGGCGATCCACTGCAAGCGATGCAGCAACTTTCCGCCCAGTCGCAGGCCAATCAACTTCAGACGCAGGCGATCATCCAGCAGATTCAGCAGAGCTTGCGCGCCAGCTCGCCGACCGCGCCCGGTACCGCGACCGGCCACCACTTTCTCGGCGGCCCTAGGCAGATGCCGAAGATTCCGACAAGTATACTGACAAATCCGCTGGACCGACTGACCAACCCCGATGACATCATAACCGAGGGTCAAGTGGATATGCTGGACGTGCCTGGCAAAGGCAGATGCTACGTTTACATAGCCCGCTTCAGTTACGAGCCGTTCCAACACTCACCGAACTCGAATCCGGAAGCGGAACTGCCGGTCCAGGGTGGCGATTACCTCTTGGTCTGGAGCCAGCCCGACGAGGATGGCTTTCTAGACGCGGAAACACTCGACGGTAGACGCGGTTTAGTGCCGGCCAATTTCGTGCAGAAATTGGTTGGCGACGATCTGTTGGAGTTCCATCAGGCCGTCCTCGGTCTTAGGGACGTGGACGATTCCGCCTCGACAAATATTCCTCAA TGCTATCTGCAGGATATTGATCTGGAATTAGCCGCATTGGAAGAAGGTAACCGGAACCGTCAAGCAGAATTATCCGCGTATGCGGAACTCGACAATATCGCGGAGGAGGATGAACAAGAACCACCAG AAGTCTACATGTTTTCGGACCTAGTTCCGGCGCCGCAGCACCTCACGCTCGAGCGGCAACTCAACAAGAGCGTGCTGATCGGATGGACGGCACCCGAGAACACGCACCAACTCGAATCCTATCACGTCTACGTGGATGGCGTATTGAAGGTCACGGTGAAGGCCACGGAGAGGACCAGAGCCTTGGTGGAGGGAGTCGATTCCACTCGG CCTCACAGGATAAGCGTGCGCTCGGTTACACACTCAAGAAGGACATCGCGCGACGCTGCTTGTACGATGGTGATCGGTAAGGACGTCGCGCTGGGTCCGACTGCCGTTAAGGCGTCGAATGTCACGGCGACCAGTGCTGTGATATCCTGGCTGCCCAGCAACAGCAACCACCAGCACGTCGTGTGCGTGAATAACGTGGAAGTGAGAACCGTGAAGCCGGGTGTTTACAGGCACACCATCACCGGCCTGGCCCCATCGacgatatacagggtgaccgTGAAGGCGAAGAATCTGCGGGCGACGCACTTCGAGGACCAAAACGCTCAGGCGGCAAACAATCTAGCCTGCCATGTCCACTTTAAGACGTTGCCGAAAGGATTACCGGATCCCCCGGTCGATATCCAG GTGGAGGCTGGACCGCAGGACGGCACTTTGCTAGTGACCTGGCAGCCTGTTGCCCTAAACGGTTCGGCCGTCACCGGTTACGCGGTTTACGCCGACGGTAAGAAGGTCACCGACGTCGACAGCCCCACCGGCGATCACGCGCTCGTCGATATACACAAGCTCATGGGTCTCAATCCGAAGCACATCACCGTCAGAACCAAGAGCAGGGAGAGCCAGTCGGGCGATAGTTGCGCCACGGCGATACCCTGCAGCGTGCTTCGCGGTGGTGCAGCCGGTCACGTGCCGTCCCACGTCGGGCCTCAGCACATGGTGGACCAGCGGCAGCAACCGCAGCCCACCGGCATGGTGCAGCAACAGGACGATCCGAATCGCCATCGCATGGGCGTGGGTCAGCGATACCCGAACGCACCCGTGCCCTCGCACATGCGACGACACATGGGCAACAGAGTGGACGCCCACGGCCAGGTTATCATCGAGACGGATGAGAATCTCTCCGACAAGGAGATCTACCCCGGACAGAGCATTGCTCAGATGg GTATTCCAGAGATCACGAAAGACTCCGCGAGCGAGGCTAATTACAGCGAGGAGGATGATCCCGCGCGAAGGCGGGGAATGCCGCCGCAGCATCACGGTCCGCATCATCGATACGGTCCCCAAATGGACCCTCAGGGCCCGCCTGGAGCGCATAGATCGCCCAGCATGGGCGGTCCCAGTAGACCTCAAGATCCTTATTACGATCAAACGG GATCTCAAAGAGGAAGGGGACCGGTTTACCGCGGTGGAAGAGTAACGGTAGCTCAAGGTGGCGCGGGTCACCCGTCCAGTGCTCAGCAAATGAACAAGAGGCAACGATGGTTCGTGGCATTGTTCGATTACGATCCCACGACCATGTCACCGAATCCAGACGCGTGTGATGAGGAATTACCATTCTCCGAAGGCGATACCATCAAG GTGTACGGCGAGAAGGATGCTGATGGTTTCTATTGGGGCGAATGCCGCGGTAGACGTGGATACGTTCCTTACAACATGGTGGAGGAACTTAAAGATCCACCGGGTCAAGGGGGTCAGCCTGGGGGTAGAAGGGGACCCACGCAGAGCGAGAGATGGGGGGACATTTATGCTAGTATGCCCGTGAAGAAGATGATAGCCCTCTACGATTACGATCCTCATGAATTGTCTCCTAACGTTGATGCT CAAGTCGAACTAACGTTCCAAACTGGAAACGAAATCTACGTCTACGGTGAGATGGACGACGATGGTTTTTACATGGGCGAGCTGAACGGTCAGCGCGGTTTGGTGCCGAGTAATTTCCTCACCGAAGCCCCCGGGCAGAATCAGGGACAACCGCCGCAGGGTAGCAGGCGACCCGGCGGCCAGAGTCAAGGGCCGGGCGCAAGAGGGCCGCCACCGCCTCCCCGGGAACCACCTCCGGCTGGTCACCGGCGTGGCAAAG ATGCCTGCATTGTGCCTGTGTCTGTCCCTGTCTGTCACTTAGACTCTAGACAACTACAACAACCACCACCATCACTAATGAACAACCAACAACATCAACTACAACATCAAAACAATCCACCGCATCTAGCCTACCAACAAGCGAATCACCACAGCTACACGACCGTAACCACGTCCAATCAACATGGGCCCAGTCACTTGCCACCCGGCGGCGGTGTCATGGGTGCCCATCAGCAAGGTCCCGTACCGCCCCACCTTCAGCAACAG GGGAAGGGGAGGGGCGGCGTACTCAATCGGGTCGCTGGTAGTAACATGCCGGGTATGCAGGGCCCGGGCCAGCACCTCCAGCAGCCGGATTATCAGAGCCAGCAGCAGCCGAACCAGCCGtaccagcagcagcagccgaaTCAGCCGTACCAGCAGCAACAGCCGAATCAAGGATACCAGCAGCAACCGCAGCAACCGttccagcagcagcagcagcagcagcagcagccgggCCAGCAGTTCGCGCAACCTAATCAATCGGGGATGCCGGGTATGCAGGGTATGCAGGGTATGCAGGGTATGCAGGGCCCTCAGAGCACCAGCAAACCCATGAGAGGAATACCGACGGTGCTGCCGACGGCGCAGTCCAAGGCCAATCCTATGCAGggccagcagcagcagcagcagcagcagcagcagcagccgcaGCAGCAGAGCACCGGGCCGAATCTCATGCAGAAATTCACGGAGATGGCGGGCGCGAGCGCCGGCGGTGACATACTGTCCAAGGGTAAGGAGCTAATCTTCATGAAGTTCGGATTGGGCAAGTGA
- the Rbp gene encoding uncharacterized protein Rbp isoform X6, producing the protein MNSDQVAQDYGENEHVGHAVARAASKGGSAEGVFVGAALAGEQCCGVGGGASTAPPQLQGTGSALGATTSTRTIMQDAVLESILEQMRETEARRAELERQHADAQNQLREKLAGRYQGPESVEALQSKIRELEKKTELQMVKHEELSLELTSLRRARSRGPVVGHITSSSVPTATWPPTDSEIDRIIAKIEQNNSQFSAGRILHELDHARGAITTQQPSATQGILRSSSENLPNLGHQHPPHPHALNLGIPSQMGHYAGSPMPLTPMMPGCPPLTPNGPPYHYSEPIPPAPSLSSSQSQPAFQQKLQQYQQQQHEISSSHSQSALPSQQKQQQQTHTSHFSNQYQESYPHTQTYQQPLQQQQQPQQPQQPQQQQQHPASTTYLTSASQSVIPHYTQPVQTAQNYQLNGSQQATTYPSLSMASHPNGTYSTGATSYNTQLPHHNYTVPQTNITQSSLPLYSTTSYHSTLGGLTSVPQSVLPYSTGQSTFATSGSTYSTTVGTNAFGTSGVSSGSSSGGLLQAIGDPLQAMQQLSAQSQANQLQTQAIIQQIQQSLRASSPTAPGTATGHHFLGGPRQMPKIPTSILTNPLDRLTNPDDIITEGQVDMLDVPGKGRCYVYIARFSYEPFQHSPNSNPEAELPVQGGDYLLVWSQPDEDGFLDAETLDGRRGLVPANFVQKLVGDDLLEFHQAVLGLRDVDDSASTNIPQCYLQDIDLELAALEEGNRNRQAELSAYAELDNIAEEDEQEPPVPAPQHLTLERQLNKSVLIGWTAPENTHQLESYHVYVDGVLKVTVKATERTRALVEGVDSTRPHRISVRSVTHSRRTSRDAACTMVIGKDVALGPTAVKASNVTATSAVISWLPSNSNHQHVVCVNNVEVRTVKPGVYRHTITGLAPSTIYRVTVKAKNLRATHFEDQNAQAANNLACHVHFKTLPKGLPDPPVDIQVEAGPQDGTLLVTWQPVALNGSAVTGYAVYADGKKVTDVDSPTGDHALVDIHKLMGLNPKHITVRTKSRESQSGDSCATAIPCSVLRGGAAGHVPSHVGPQHMVDQRQQPQPTGMVQQQDDPNRHRMGVGQRYPNAPVPSHMRRHMGNRVDAHGQVIIETDENLSDKEIYPGQSIAQMGIPEITKDSASEANYSEEDDPARRRGMPPQHHGPHHRYGPQMDPQGPPGAHRSPSMGGPSRPQDPYYDQTGSQRGRGPVYRGGRVTVAQGGAGHPSSAQQMNKRQRWFVALFDYDPTTMSPNPDACDEELPFSEGDTIKVYGEKDADGFYWGECRGRRGYVPYNMVEELKDPPGQGGQPGGRRGPTQSERWGDIYASMPVKKMIALYDYDPHELSPNVDAQVELTFQTGNEIYVYGEMDDDGFYMGELNGQRGLVPSNFLTEAPGQNQGQPPQGSRRPGGQSQGPGARGPPPPPREPPPAGHRRGKDACIVPVSVPVCHLDSRQLQQPPPSLMNNQQHQLQHQNNPPHLAYQQANHHSYTTVTTSNQHGPSHLPPGGGVMGAHQQGPVPPHLQQQGKGRGGVLNRVAGSNMPGMQGPGQHLQQPDYQSQQQPNQPYQQQQPNQPYQQQQPNQGYQQQPQQPFQQQQQQQQQPGQQFAQPNQSGMPGMQGMQGMQGMQGPQSTSKPMRGIPTVLPTAQSKANPMQGQQQQQQQQQQQPQQQSTGPNLMQKFTEMAGASAGGDILSKGKELIFMKFGLGK; encoded by the exons ATGAACAGCGATCAGGTAGCGCAAGACTACGGTGAGAATGAGCACGTAGGGCATGCGGTCGCAAGGGCGGCGAGTAAGGGAGGATCGGCGGAGGGTGTGTTCGTCGGCGCTGCGCTGGCTGGAGAACAG TGCTGTGGTGTTGGAGGTGGCGCTTCCACGGCACCTCCGCAGCTGCAGGGTACCGGGTCCGCTCTCGGGGCTACCACCTCCACGAGAACCATCATGCAGGACGCAGTTCTCGAATCCATCCTGGAG CAAATGCGGGAGACGGAAGCCCGGCGAGCGGAGCTGGAGAGGCAGCACGCGGATGCACAGAACCAGCTGCGGGAAAAGCTAGCAGGACGCTATCAAGGCCCGGAGTCGGTCGAGGCGTTGCAGTCCAAGATCCGGGAACTCGAGAAGAAAACCGAGCTGCAAATGGTGAAACACGAGGAGCTGTCGCTGGAGCTGACCAGTCTGAGGCGTGCGCGCAGCAGAGGACCGGTCGTGGGACACATCACGTCCTCGAGTGTCCCGACGGCCACCTGGCCCCCGACTGACTCCGAGATCGATAGAATCATCGCCAAGATCGAACAGAACAACAG TCAATTCAGTGCCGGCAGAATATTACACGAATTGGATCACGCGCGAGGCGCAATAACCACGCAGCAACCCTCGGCCACGCAAGGTATCCTTCGGTCCAGCTCGGAGAATCTTCCCAACCTTGGCCATCAACATCCACCTCATCCGCATGCCCTCAATCTCGGAATACCTAGCCAAATGGGCCAC TATGCAGGTTCACCAATGCCATTAACGCCGATGATGCCTGGTTGTCCTCCACTGACGCCGAACGGACCACCGTATCACTATAGCGAGCCGATACCGCCGGCGCCGTCACTTTCCAGCAGTCAGTCACAGCCCGCTTTCCAGCAGAAGCTCCAGCAGTACCAGCAACAACAGCATGAAATATCGAGTTCTCATTCTCAGAGCGCTCTGCCGTCGCAACAAAAGCAACAGCAACAAACGCACACATCACACTTTAGCAATCAGTACCAAGAAAGCTATCCGCATACACAAACGTATCAGCAACCGcttcagcagcagcagcaaccgCAACAGCCGCAACAAccgcagcaacaacagcaacaTCCAGCCTCGACCACGTACCTGACATCGGCCAGCCAGAGTGTGATACCTCACTACACACAGCCTGTCCAGACCGCCCAGAATTATCAGTTGAATGGTAGTCAACAG GCAACGACATATCCTAGTTTGTCCATGGCGTCGCATCCGAATGGGACTTACAGCACGGGCGCGACCAGCTACAACACTCAGTTGCCGCATCACAATTACACCGTGCCGCAGACAAATATCACACAGTCCTCGCTGCCGCTGTACTCCACCACGTCTTATCATTCCACCCTCGGGGGCCTCACGAGCGTGCCCCAGTCCGTTCTTCCATATTCGACCGGTCAGAGCACCTTCGCCACGAGTGGATCGACTTATTCCACTACCGTCGGGACCAACGCTTTCGGAACATCGGGCGTAAGCTCAG GTTCTTCTTCGGGAGGCCTGTTACAAGCAATAGGCGATCCACTGCAAGCGATGCAGCAACTTTCCGCCCAGTCGCAGGCCAATCAACTTCAGACGCAGGCGATCATCCAGCAGATTCAGCAGAGCTTGCGCGCCAGCTCGCCGACCGCGCCCGGTACCGCGACCGGCCACCACTTTCTCGGCGGCCCTAGGCAGATGCCGAAGATTCCGACAAGTATACTGACAAATCCGCTGGACCGACTGACCAACCCCGATGACATCATAACCGAGGGTCAAGTGGATATGCTGGACGTGCCTGGCAAAGGCAGATGCTACGTTTACATAGCCCGCTTCAGTTACGAGCCGTTCCAACACTCACCGAACTCGAATCCGGAAGCGGAACTGCCGGTCCAGGGTGGCGATTACCTCTTGGTCTGGAGCCAGCCCGACGAGGATGGCTTTCTAGACGCGGAAACACTCGACGGTAGACGCGGTTTAGTGCCGGCCAATTTCGTGCAGAAATTGGTTGGCGACGATCTGTTGGAGTTCCATCAGGCCGTCCTCGGTCTTAGGGACGTGGACGATTCCGCCTCGACAAATATTCCTCAA TGCTATCTGCAGGATATTGATCTGGAATTAGCCGCATTGGAAGAAGGTAACCGGAACCGTCAAGCAGAATTATCCGCGTATGCGGAACTCGACAATATCGCGGAGGAGGATGAACAAGAACCACCAG TTCCGGCGCCGCAGCACCTCACGCTCGAGCGGCAACTCAACAAGAGCGTGCTGATCGGATGGACGGCACCCGAGAACACGCACCAACTCGAATCCTATCACGTCTACGTGGATGGCGTATTGAAGGTCACGGTGAAGGCCACGGAGAGGACCAGAGCCTTGGTGGAGGGAGTCGATTCCACTCGG CCTCACAGGATAAGCGTGCGCTCGGTTACACACTCAAGAAGGACATCGCGCGACGCTGCTTGTACGATGGTGATCGGTAAGGACGTCGCGCTGGGTCCGACTGCCGTTAAGGCGTCGAATGTCACGGCGACCAGTGCTGTGATATCCTGGCTGCCCAGCAACAGCAACCACCAGCACGTCGTGTGCGTGAATAACGTGGAAGTGAGAACCGTGAAGCCGGGTGTTTACAGGCACACCATCACCGGCCTGGCCCCATCGacgatatacagggtgaccgTGAAGGCGAAGAATCTGCGGGCGACGCACTTCGAGGACCAAAACGCTCAGGCGGCAAACAATCTAGCCTGCCATGTCCACTTTAAGACGTTGCCGAAAGGATTACCGGATCCCCCGGTCGATATCCAG GTGGAGGCTGGACCGCAGGACGGCACTTTGCTAGTGACCTGGCAGCCTGTTGCCCTAAACGGTTCGGCCGTCACCGGTTACGCGGTTTACGCCGACGGTAAGAAGGTCACCGACGTCGACAGCCCCACCGGCGATCACGCGCTCGTCGATATACACAAGCTCATGGGTCTCAATCCGAAGCACATCACCGTCAGAACCAAGAGCAGGGAGAGCCAGTCGGGCGATAGTTGCGCCACGGCGATACCCTGCAGCGTGCTTCGCGGTGGTGCAGCCGGTCACGTGCCGTCCCACGTCGGGCCTCAGCACATGGTGGACCAGCGGCAGCAACCGCAGCCCACCGGCATGGTGCAGCAACAGGACGATCCGAATCGCCATCGCATGGGCGTGGGTCAGCGATACCCGAACGCACCCGTGCCCTCGCACATGCGACGACACATGGGCAACAGAGTGGACGCCCACGGCCAGGTTATCATCGAGACGGATGAGAATCTCTCCGACAAGGAGATCTACCCCGGACAGAGCATTGCTCAGATGg GTATTCCAGAGATCACGAAAGACTCCGCGAGCGAGGCTAATTACAGCGAGGAGGATGATCCCGCGCGAAGGCGGGGAATGCCGCCGCAGCATCACGGTCCGCATCATCGATACGGTCCCCAAATGGACCCTCAGGGCCCGCCTGGAGCGCATAGATCGCCCAGCATGGGCGGTCCCAGTAGACCTCAAGATCCTTATTACGATCAAACGG GATCTCAAAGAGGAAGGGGACCGGTTTACCGCGGTGGAAGAGTAACGGTAGCTCAAGGTGGCGCGGGTCACCCGTCCAGTGCTCAGCAAATGAACAAGAGGCAACGATGGTTCGTGGCATTGTTCGATTACGATCCCACGACCATGTCACCGAATCCAGACGCGTGTGATGAGGAATTACCATTCTCCGAAGGCGATACCATCAAG GTGTACGGCGAGAAGGATGCTGATGGTTTCTATTGGGGCGAATGCCGCGGTAGACGTGGATACGTTCCTTACAACATGGTGGAGGAACTTAAAGATCCACCGGGTCAAGGGGGTCAGCCTGGGGGTAGAAGGGGACCCACGCAGAGCGAGAGATGGGGGGACATTTATGCTAGTATGCCCGTGAAGAAGATGATAGCCCTCTACGATTACGATCCTCATGAATTGTCTCCTAACGTTGATGCT CAAGTCGAACTAACGTTCCAAACTGGAAACGAAATCTACGTCTACGGTGAGATGGACGACGATGGTTTTTACATGGGCGAGCTGAACGGTCAGCGCGGTTTGGTGCCGAGTAATTTCCTCACCGAAGCCCCCGGGCAGAATCAGGGACAACCGCCGCAGGGTAGCAGGCGACCCGGCGGCCAGAGTCAAGGGCCGGGCGCAAGAGGGCCGCCACCGCCTCCCCGGGAACCACCTCCGGCTGGTCACCGGCGTGGCAAAG ATGCCTGCATTGTGCCTGTGTCTGTCCCTGTCTGTCACTTAGACTCTAGACAACTACAACAACCACCACCATCACTAATGAACAACCAACAACATCAACTACAACATCAAAACAATCCACCGCATCTAGCCTACCAACAAGCGAATCACCACAGCTACACGACCGTAACCACGTCCAATCAACATGGGCCCAGTCACTTGCCACCCGGCGGCGGTGTCATGGGTGCCCATCAGCAAGGTCCCGTACCGCCCCACCTTCAGCAACAG GGGAAGGGGAGGGGCGGCGTACTCAATCGGGTCGCTGGTAGTAACATGCCGGGTATGCAGGGCCCGGGCCAGCACCTCCAGCAGCCGGATTATCAGAGCCAGCAGCAGCCGAACCAGCCGtaccagcagcagcagccgaaTCAGCCGTACCAGCAGCAACAGCCGAATCAAGGATACCAGCAGCAACCGCAGCAACCGttccagcagcagcagcagcagcagcagcagccgggCCAGCAGTTCGCGCAACCTAATCAATCGGGGATGCCGGGTATGCAGGGTATGCAGGGTATGCAGGGTATGCAGGGCCCTCAGAGCACCAGCAAACCCATGAGAGGAATACCGACGGTGCTGCCGACGGCGCAGTCCAAGGCCAATCCTATGCAGggccagcagcagcagcagcagcagcagcagcagcagccgcaGCAGCAGAGCACCGGGCCGAATCTCATGCAGAAATTCACGGAGATGGCGGGCGCGAGCGCCGGCGGTGACATACTGTCCAAGGGTAAGGAGCTAATCTTCATGAAGTTCGGATTGGGCAAGTGA